A genomic window from Acinetobacter lwoffii includes:
- a CDS encoding NAD+ synthase: protein MKSFKIAIAQFSPHVGNLDANTQKMIDLANQAKKDKADLIIFPELSTLGYPAEDLLIRPSLVKRTKAAFEKLTEVKDIVMVFGFVNQTEDGQRYNSAAVMKDGEVLGVYNKQVLPNYGVFDEKRYFGEGHQHLVFEYLGHKFGVLICEDVWSLATVQQLAKLNIDTALVLNASPYEVGKPQHRIETMAALVKQLNINLVYCNQVGGQDDLIFDGTSFVLNKSGEVALQAPTFQENLAIAEFNAEQLQFSKGAIAPALDTMAEIYQSLVMATRDYVQRSGFPGVILGLSGGIDSALTLAIAVDALGADKVQAVMMPYTYTAQISVEDAAAQAKNMGVTFGIAEINPVVSGFMQVLFPFFGNAPVDATEENLQARSRGTLLMALSNKFGNLVLATGNKSELAVGYCTLYGDMVGGYAVLKDVYKTIVFELAKYRNSISEIPVIPERVITRPPSAELRPDQVDQDSLPAYDILDAILYSYIEEDMSQDDIIAKGFDAEVVKKVIRLVDINEYKRRQGAIGPRISSRSYGRERRYPIVNGWKAGS from the coding sequence ATGAAAAGTTTTAAAATTGCAATTGCTCAATTCTCTCCACATGTGGGCAATCTGGATGCAAATACGCAAAAAATGATTGATCTGGCGAATCAGGCTAAAAAAGATAAAGCGGATCTGATTATCTTTCCTGAACTTTCAACGCTGGGCTACCCTGCAGAAGACTTATTAATTCGCCCGAGCCTGGTGAAACGCACCAAAGCGGCTTTTGAAAAACTGACTGAAGTAAAAGATATTGTCATGGTCTTTGGTTTTGTTAATCAAACTGAAGATGGTCAGCGTTATAACTCGGCTGCTGTCATGAAAGATGGCGAAGTACTGGGTGTTTATAACAAGCAAGTGTTGCCAAACTATGGCGTATTTGATGAAAAGCGTTATTTTGGCGAAGGTCATCAGCATCTGGTTTTTGAGTATCTTGGACATAAATTTGGCGTACTGATCTGTGAAGATGTCTGGTCTTTAGCCACTGTTCAGCAACTGGCAAAATTGAATATCGACACAGCTTTGGTACTGAATGCATCGCCATATGAAGTGGGTAAACCACAACATCGCATTGAAACCATGGCGGCCTTGGTCAAACAGCTAAATATCAATCTGGTGTACTGTAACCAGGTCGGTGGCCAAGATGATCTGATCTTTGACGGTACCAGTTTTGTGCTCAACAAATCTGGCGAGGTGGCTTTACAGGCACCAACTTTCCAGGAAAATCTGGCAATTGCAGAATTTAATGCTGAACAGCTGCAATTCAGCAAAGGCGCAATTGCACCTGCTTTAGACACCATGGCTGAGATTTATCAAAGCCTGGTCATGGCCACACGTGATTATGTACAACGCTCTGGCTTCCCAGGTGTGATTCTGGGCCTGTCTGGCGGGATTGACTCTGCCCTGACCCTGGCGATTGCTGTAGATGCGCTTGGTGCAGACAAAGTTCAAGCCGTGATGATGCCTTATACCTATACCGCACAAATCAGTGTAGAAGATGCAGCGGCTCAAGCCAAAAATATGGGCGTGACTTTCGGTATTGCCGAAATCAATCCAGTGGTAAGCGGCTTTATGCAGGTGCTATTCCCATTCTTTGGCAATGCTCCAGTCGATGCCACCGAGGAAAACCTGCAAGCACGTTCACGTGGCACCTTATTGATGGCCCTGTCTAATAAATTCGGTAATCTGGTGCTGGCAACCGGTAATAAATCTGAACTAGCTGTCGGTTATTGCACCCTGTATGGCGATATGGTCGGTGGTTATGCAGTTCTGAAAGATGTATATAAAACCATTGTGTTTGAACTGGCGAAGTATCGTAACAGCATTTCAGAAATTCCAGTGATTCCGGAACGTGTGATTACCCGCCCACCTTCAGCAGAACTGCGTCCGGATCAGGTCGATCAAGACTCTTTGCCTGCTTATGACATTCTAGATGCGATCTTGTACTCTTATATTGAAGAAGATATGAGTCAAGACGATATCATTGCCAAAGGCTTTGATGCTGAAGTCGTGAAAAAAGTGATTCGTCTGGTTGATATCAATGAGTACAAGCGCCGCCAAGGTGCCATTGGACCACGTATCAGTTCACGTTCTTATGGTCGTGAGCGTCGTTATCCAATCGTCAATGGATGGAAAGCAGGTAGCTAA
- a CDS encoding universal stress protein, whose amino-acid sequence MPFEHILVPVDGSETSYAAVDKAVEIAKAFNSKVTVVQVLALDPYIAAEYISAAQTNDLIERARTSILKTLDEAKAKFSGAGVEVDTQLLEGQVIYSEIVKAAKDLNSDLIVIGSHGRTGFKKLFLGSVAQSILGQADIPVMVIRN is encoded by the coding sequence ATGCCTTTTGAACATATTTTAGTACCTGTTGACGGTTCAGAAACATCGTATGCTGCAGTGGATAAAGCTGTAGAAATTGCCAAAGCATTTAACAGTAAAGTCACAGTGGTTCAAGTGCTGGCACTGGACCCTTATATCGCTGCGGAATATATCTCTGCGGCACAAACCAATGACCTGATTGAACGTGCCCGTACTTCCATCCTGAAAACGCTGGATGAAGCCAAAGCAAAATTCTCTGGTGCCGGTGTTGAAGTGGATACACAGCTCCTTGAGGGTCAGGTAATTTATAGCGAGATTGTCAAAGCAGCTAAAGATTTAAATTCTGACCTGATCGTGATTGGTTCCCATGGTCGCACGGGCTTCAAAAAGCTGTTCCTTGGCAGCGTAGCGCAAAGCATTCTCGGCCAAGCGGATATCCCAGTAATGGTGATTCGCAACTAA
- a CDS encoding MGMT family protein: MTQTSSASQEMAEMILAVVNQIPYAKVATYGQIARLAGLPKHARLVGRVLSHLDSDTDIPWYRVINAQAKISVKQLDEHGQNIQQQKLMQEGIFLKGDRLDLKRYQWDCLVKI; the protein is encoded by the coding sequence ATGACCCAGACAAGTTCAGCCAGTCAGGAAATGGCAGAAATGATTTTGGCTGTGGTCAATCAGATTCCGTATGCCAAAGTCGCCACCTACGGACAGATTGCTAGACTGGCAGGTTTACCCAAACATGCGCGATTGGTCGGACGGGTATTAAGTCATCTAGATTCGGACACTGATATTCCTTGGTATCGGGTGATCAATGCCCAGGCGAAAATCAGTGTGAAGCAACTGGACGAACATGGCCAGAATATCCAGCAGCAAAAACTCATGCAGGAAGGAATTTTTCTTAAAGGTGATCGCTTGGATTTAAAACGCTATCAATGGGATTGTCTGGTCAAGATATAA
- a CDS encoding cation:proton antiporter, producing MGNFFFLQLLTVVFALSIATTMFNKRVLGFPQAIGVPIVSAIFVFILQWGASLLHGNPFFSINIDNIEQAVRHVDFYDFLINGVICFILTSSALKFKVSDLRNHWRPISILAGLALVFCAVFFGVVLYGYQFLIGKHVDLLVLLLLGAALGATDPIGIKGVLSSVRAPHHLIVKLEGESLFNDAMCIALFMTLLNVLQGENFTILAVLQTLLYEIVVAVLIGLGFGFAILRILRGKHEMESLILTTALLACGSYLVALLAHASAPIACVIGGLIVGNKWKEILADAEIGDVNHFWHTVEGIINSFLFTLIGLELFILDLSTSLVLGGMVAFVILHLARFAANYLAFAMFPKVSKKSYNGSLTILSWGGVRGGISLALILAVANIPQLEAYSSILVGYTFIVVLLSGVVCGLGLPAVMNAFYYNPNEETQGFKGWYQRMCHKMNRKGFRYIVGEDAKGNETITIFQPEILIDQKDADGVATVHHPDKVQEVKRLENPDNF from the coding sequence ATGGGAAATTTCTTTTTTCTTCAGCTACTCACAGTCGTATTTGCCCTGTCCATTGCTACGACGATGTTTAATAAGCGTGTTTTGGGTTTTCCGCAAGCGATTGGTGTCCCTATTGTCTCGGCAATCTTTGTTTTCATTTTGCAGTGGGGCGCCAGTTTACTGCATGGCAATCCATTCTTTAGCATCAATATTGACAATATCGAGCAGGCTGTTCGTCACGTCGATTTCTATGATTTTCTGATCAATGGTGTGATCTGTTTTATCCTGACCTCATCTGCGCTGAAATTTAAAGTTTCGGATTTACGTAATCACTGGCGGCCGATCAGTATTCTGGCCGGTCTGGCTTTGGTGTTCTGTGCAGTGTTCTTTGGCGTAGTGTTGTATGGTTATCAGTTCCTGATTGGTAAGCATGTTGACTTGCTGGTTTTGCTTTTGCTAGGGGCGGCTTTAGGCGCTACAGATCCGATCGGTATCAAAGGCGTATTGAGTTCGGTTCGCGCACCGCATCATTTGATCGTTAAATTGGAAGGTGAGTCGTTATTTAATGATGCAATGTGTATTGCCTTATTTATGACCTTACTTAATGTCCTGCAAGGTGAAAACTTTACGATACTGGCAGTACTGCAAACCTTGCTTTATGAGATTGTCGTGGCAGTGCTGATTGGTCTCGGATTCGGTTTTGCGATCTTGCGGATTTTGCGCGGTAAGCATGAAATGGAATCTCTGATTTTGACCACGGCCTTGCTAGCTTGTGGTTCCTATCTGGTGGCTTTGCTGGCACATGCTTCCGCGCCAATTGCCTGTGTGATTGGTGGTTTGATTGTTGGCAATAAATGGAAAGAAATCCTAGCAGATGCCGAAATTGGTGACGTTAATCATTTCTGGCATACGGTTGAGGGAATTATCAATTCATTCCTGTTTACTCTGATCGGTCTGGAATTGTTTATTCTGGACTTGAGTACCAGTCTGGTTCTGGGCGGGATGGTGGCCTTTGTGATTCTGCATCTGGCCCGTTTTGCAGCCAACTATCTGGCCTTTGCTATGTTCCCAAAAGTCAGCAAGAAAAGCTATAACGGTAGTTTGACCATCCTGTCTTGGGGCGGGGTACGTGGCGGGATTTCTTTGGCCTTAATTCTGGCGGTCGCCAATATTCCTCAGCTGGAAGCCTATAGCAGTATTCTGGTGGGTTATACCTTTATTGTGGTGCTGTTGTCCGGTGTGGTGTGCGGCTTGGGCCTACCTGCGGTCATGAATGCCTTTTATTATAATCCCAATGAAGAGACACAGGGCTTTAAAGGTTGGTATCAACGCATGTGCCATAAAATGAATCGTAAGGGTTTTCGCTATATTGTCGGAGAAGATGCCAAAGGAAATGAGACTATTACTATCTTTCAGCCAGAAATTCTGATTGATCAGAAAGATGCAGATGGCGTTGCCACGGTGCATCATCCAGATAAGGTTCAGGAAGTAAAACGCTTAGAAAATCCGGATAATTTCTAA
- a CDS encoding KPN_02809 family neutral zinc metallopeptidase, with product MRWKGRRVSSNVEDRRGGGAKAGGISIVGLIVAFVAWKFFGVDPQQAYQTTKQVTQGVSGAAETRGLENPTPEQQESIDFVGTVLADTEDTWNQVFQQQLNQQYVPPKLVLFNGIVNSGCGTAQAAMGPFYCPTDQKVYIDTAFFKDMRSQMGITGEQNATELSRNDQAGDFALAYVVAHEVGHHIQTILGISSQVQQARQQASEVQSNQLSVRQELQADCLAGVWAYHNHERTQFLEQGDVQEAMDAAHKIGDDYLQKRARGQVVPDSFTHGSSAQRVQWFNTGLKSGQVANCDTFNQNI from the coding sequence ATGCGTTGGAAAGGTCGTCGTGTCAGTAGCAATGTAGAAGACCGTCGCGGTGGTGGTGCCAAAGCTGGCGGAATCAGTATTGTTGGGTTGATTGTAGCCTTTGTGGCCTGGAAGTTTTTTGGTGTCGATCCACAGCAGGCTTATCAAACCACCAAGCAGGTCACTCAGGGTGTATCGGGTGCAGCAGAAACACGTGGCCTGGAAAATCCCACGCCAGAACAGCAGGAGTCGATTGATTTTGTCGGCACCGTATTGGCAGATACTGAAGATACCTGGAATCAGGTGTTTCAGCAGCAGTTAAATCAGCAGTATGTTCCACCGAAACTAGTGTTGTTTAACGGCATCGTGAATTCTGGTTGTGGTACGGCTCAGGCGGCCATGGGACCTTTCTACTGTCCGACAGACCAGAAAGTGTATATCGATACGGCATTCTTTAAAGATATGCGCAGTCAAATGGGCATTACCGGAGAACAGAATGCCACCGAACTTTCCCGCAATGATCAGGCGGGGGATTTTGCGCTGGCCTATGTTGTGGCCCATGAAGTGGGGCATCATATTCAGACGATTTTAGGTATTTCTTCTCAAGTACAACAGGCGCGTCAGCAAGCAAGCGAAGTGCAAAGTAACCAGCTTTCAGTGCGTCAGGAATTGCAGGCAGACTGTCTGGCCGGCGTCTGGGCTTACCATAATCATGAGCGAACCCAATTTTTGGAACAGGGCGATGTGCAGGAAGCGATGGATGCCGCTCATAAAATTGGCGATGACTATTTGCAGAAACGTGCCCGCGGGCAGGTGGTGCCGGACAGCTTTACTCATGGCAGCAGCGCGCAGCGGGTACAATGGTTTAATACCGGCTTGAAATCCGGTCAGGTTGCGAATTGTGATACCTTTAATCAAAATATTTAA
- a CDS encoding DUF808 domain-containing protein, translated as MASSLLLLLDDIATVLDDVAVMSKMAAKKTAGVLGDDLALNAQQVTGVRADRELPVVWKVAKGSFVNKLILVPLALLISFIAGWLINPLLVLGGLFLCYEGVEKIIHTLHTPKAKDAEQAREQLIHTEMDLHQFENEKVKGAIRTDFILSAEIIVITLGTVAAASMLTKVTVLSLIAVVMTIGVYGFVALIVKLDDIGLHLTEQQSDFKQKIGRGLLAFAPILMKILSIVGTAAMFLVGGGIINHAIPFIHHFTEDSVAYVQDIPSIGNIVGAVTPTLINFAVGILAGLLVMLVISLIKKIWPKSSKA; from the coding sequence ATGGCGAGCAGTTTATTACTATTATTAGATGATATTGCTACTGTTCTGGATGATGTCGCTGTCATGAGCAAAATGGCAGCAAAAAAAACAGCAGGCGTCCTTGGTGATGATCTGGCTTTAAATGCGCAGCAAGTGACAGGTGTGCGGGCTGATCGTGAATTACCGGTGGTCTGGAAAGTTGCCAAAGGTTCTTTTGTTAATAAACTGATTTTGGTGCCGCTGGCATTATTAATCAGCTTTATTGCAGGCTGGCTGATTAATCCCTTGTTGGTGCTGGGTGGTTTGTTCCTATGTTATGAAGGCGTGGAAAAAATTATTCATACCTTGCATACACCGAAGGCCAAGGACGCGGAACAGGCGCGTGAGCAATTGATTCATACAGAAATGGATTTGCACCAGTTTGAAAATGAAAAAGTCAAAGGTGCTATTCGCACTGACTTTATCCTGTCTGCTGAAATTATCGTGATTACTTTGGGAACGGTCGCCGCAGCCTCGATGCTGACCAAAGTGACTGTTTTAAGCCTGATCGCGGTGGTGATGACCATTGGTGTTTATGGTTTTGTTGCGCTGATTGTCAAACTGGATGATATCGGTCTGCATCTGACTGAACAGCAGTCCGATTTTAAACAAAAAATAGGACGTGGCTTGTTGGCATTTGCCCCGATCTTAATGAAAATTCTCTCCATTGTTGGGACCGCTGCGATGTTTCTGGTGGGCGGTGGAATTATTAACCATGCAATTCCTTTTATTCATCACTTTACTGAAGACAGTGTTGCTTATGTGCAGGATATTCCCAGCATTGGCAACATTGTCGGTGCCGTAACACCGACCTTGATTAATTTCGCAGTAGGAATTTTAGCGGGTCTGCTGGTCATGCTGGTCATCAGCCTGATTAAGAAAATCTGGCCTAAATCATCAAAAGCTTAA
- the trpS gene encoding tryptophan--tRNA ligase, which translates to MSNQDNRPVILTGDRPTGQLHLGHFVGSLRSRVGLQDSHHQHLLLADAQALTDNADNFEKVRRNIIEVATDYLAVGIDPTKTTICVQSCLPALNELTMLYLNFVTVSRLERNPTIKSEIQMRGFERDIPAGFLCYPVAQAADITAFKATVVPVGEDQIPMIEQTNEIVRRLNRQIGHDLLPECKALLSNVGRLPGFDGKAKMSKSLGNTIVLDATDKDIKKAVNAMYTDPNHLRIEDPGQVEGNVVFTYLDAFDPNKEELEELKAHYRRGGLGDGTVKKRLESILKELIGPIRERRIELAKDPDYIMDILKTGTDKCRDITQATLDEVKSGLGVFHF; encoded by the coding sequence ATGAGTAATCAAGATAATCGTCCAGTGATCTTGACGGGCGACCGTCCTACCGGACAACTCCACCTCGGCCACTTTGTCGGTTCATTACGCTCTCGTGTAGGTCTGCAAGATTCTCACCATCAACACTTGTTACTCGCCGATGCTCAAGCCCTAACTGATAATGCGGACAATTTTGAAAAAGTACGTCGTAACATTATTGAAGTGGCGACGGATTATCTGGCTGTCGGTATTGATCCAACTAAAACCACAATTTGTGTGCAGTCATGCCTGCCAGCACTAAATGAACTGACCATGCTTTACCTCAATTTCGTGACGGTTTCACGTCTTGAGCGTAACCCGACCATTAAATCTGAAATCCAGATGCGTGGTTTTGAGCGTGATATTCCAGCCGGTTTCTTGTGCTACCCGGTGGCTCAAGCTGCTGACATTACGGCATTCAAGGCCACTGTAGTTCCTGTGGGTGAAGATCAGATTCCAATGATCGAACAGACCAACGAAATCGTGCGTCGTTTAAACCGTCAAATTGGTCATGACCTGTTACCAGAATGTAAGGCACTACTTTCCAATGTTGGTCGCCTACCTGGTTTTGATGGTAAAGCAAAAATGTCGAAATCTTTGGGCAATACCATTGTGCTAGATGCAACAGATAAAGATATTAAGAAAGCCGTCAATGCCATGTATACCGATCCGAATCACTTACGTATTGAAGATCCAGGTCAGGTCGAAGGCAACGTGGTATTCACCTATCTAGATGCCTTCGATCCAAATAAAGAAGAGCTGGAAGAACTTAAAGCCCATTATCGTCGTGGTGGTTTAGGCGATGGTACAGTGAAAAAACGTCTGGAAAGCATTTTAAAAGAATTGATCGGTCCAATTCGTGAGCGTCGTATTGAACTGGCTAAAGATCCGGATTACATCATGGATATTCTAAAAACTGGTACGGATAAATGTCGCGATATTACCCAGGCGACACTGGATGAAGTTAAATCTGGCCTCGGCGTATTCCATTTCTAA
- the lysS gene encoding lysine--tRNA ligase, with the protein MTQTNAQSTSEQIISENDLIAQRHVKLKQIEAQAQETGKSPWPNTFKREHYAQDLQDQFADKSKEEIEAGEKVYVKVAGRVMLNRGSFIVIQDMTGRIQLYVARKELAEDVLATIKGLDLGDIIAVEGYIGRSGKGDLYVHIEHFELLTKSLRPLPDKFHGLNDTEVKYRKRYLDLIVNEETRKTFEIRAKVVAGIRAFLTEKRYMEVETPMMHVIPGGASARPFETHHNALDMSLFLRIAPELYLKRLVVGGFERVFEINRNFRNEGVSTRHNPEFTMIEFYQAYADYKDLMELTEQMLERLAIDILGTTDVPYGDEVYSFKGPFKKISMFDAILENNPQFTPENVNDREFLAKFLQEELKEPVKPGFGLGKLQTMVFEETVETKLRQPTFITEYPAETSPLARRNDHNPHITDRFEFFIGGRELANGFSELNDPIDQAERFQAQVAEKDAGDDEAMHYDADFVEALEYGLPPTAGEGIGIDRLVMIFANAASIRDVILFPHMRHKNA; encoded by the coding sequence ATGACGCAAACTAACGCTCAATCGACTTCTGAACAAATCATTTCCGAAAACGATTTAATTGCACAGCGTCATGTCAAGTTAAAGCAAATCGAAGCTCAGGCACAAGAAACAGGTAAGAGCCCATGGCCGAATACCTTTAAGCGTGAGCATTATGCCCAAGATTTACAAGACCAGTTCGCTGATAAATCTAAAGAAGAAATTGAAGCAGGCGAAAAGGTCTACGTCAAAGTTGCCGGTCGAGTGATGTTGAACCGTGGTTCATTTATTGTGATCCAGGACATGACAGGTCGTATCCAGCTATATGTGGCGCGTAAAGAACTCGCTGAAGATGTCCTGGCTACCATTAAAGGTCTGGACCTTGGCGATATCATCGCAGTCGAAGGTTATATCGGTCGTTCAGGTAAAGGCGATTTGTATGTACACATCGAACATTTTGAATTACTGACCAAATCATTACGTCCGCTTCCAGACAAGTTCCATGGTTTGAACGATACTGAAGTAAAGTATCGTAAACGTTATCTTGATCTGATCGTTAACGAAGAAACACGTAAAACTTTTGAAATTCGTGCCAAAGTTGTGGCGGGTATCCGTGCCTTCCTGACTGAAAAGCGCTATATGGAAGTTGAAACGCCAATGATGCATGTGATTCCAGGCGGTGCATCGGCACGTCCTTTCGAAACACATCATAATGCACTGGACATGTCGCTGTTCTTGCGTATTGCGCCAGAGCTTTACTTAAAGCGTTTGGTGGTCGGCGGTTTTGAACGTGTGTTTGAAATTAACCGTAACTTCCGTAACGAAGGTGTTTCTACCCGTCACAACCCTGAATTCACCATGATCGAATTCTATCAGGCTTATGCAGATTACAAAGACTTGATGGAATTGACCGAGCAAATGCTGGAGCGTCTGGCGATTGATATCTTGGGTACCACTGATGTGCCTTATGGCGATGAAGTGTATAGCTTCAAAGGGCCATTCAAGAAAATTTCAATGTTCGATGCAATTCTGGAAAATAACCCGCAATTTACCCCTGAAAATGTCAATGACCGTGAGTTCCTGGCAAAATTCCTTCAGGAAGAATTGAAAGAGCCGGTGAAACCAGGTTTTGGTCTGGGCAAACTGCAAACCATGGTATTTGAAGAAACCGTAGAAACCAAATTGCGTCAACCGACGTTCATTACTGAATATCCAGCGGAAACTTCTCCATTGGCGCGCCGTAATGATCACAATCCACACATTACCGACCGTTTTGAATTCTTCATCGGTGGCCGTGAGTTGGCAAATGGCTTCTCGGAATTAAATGATCCAATCGATCAGGCTGAACGATTCCAGGCACAGGTTGCTGAAAAAGATGCTGGTGATGATGAAGCTATGCATTACGATGCTGACTTTGTAGAAGCATTGGAATACGGTCTTCCTCCAACAGCAGGTGAGGGTATTGGTATTGACCGTCTGGTGATGATCTTTGCCAATGCAGCAAGTATCCGCGATGTGATCTTGTTCCCGCATATGCGTCATAAAAATGCTTAA
- a CDS encoding YqiA/YcfP family alpha/beta fold hydrolase yields the protein MSKILFLHGLDSSRESTKFHAIDVVHKYCIDVDYRNLSYSSVTEFYHEMIETIKPDILVGHSLGGYWALKMSQAYQIPCVVANPILQPNFRDDYPPIGHHDLQHDIPQFAYLELGDEILDMHAVQTQLEDYMQIQAVDGGHHRLEHPEQINTLIQEIEDHFIRQ from the coding sequence ATGTCTAAGATTTTGTTTTTACATGGCTTAGATTCCTCCAGAGAATCCACCAAGTTCCATGCCATTGATGTGGTACATAAATACTGTATCGATGTCGATTATCGAAATCTGAGTTATAGTTCGGTCACCGAGTTTTATCATGAGATGATTGAAACCATCAAACCGGATATTCTGGTCGGCCACAGTCTTGGCGGTTATTGGGCACTGAAAATGTCACAAGCGTATCAAATTCCATGTGTAGTGGCCAATCCCATTTTGCAGCCTAACTTCCGCGATGATTATCCGCCGATTGGGCATCACGATTTACAGCATGATATTCCTCAGTTTGCCTATCTGGAGCTGGGCGATGAAATTCTGGATATGCATGCGGTTCAGACACAACTTGAAGACTATATGCAAATTCAGGCAGTTGATGGCGGCCATCATCGTCTGGAACATCCTGAGCAAATTAATACACTGATTCAGGAAATCGAAGATCATTTTATCAGGCAATAA
- a CDS encoding adenine phosphoribosyltransferase translates to MSNLSTSLWSHIRTVQDFPKPGICFFDLTPLFMSNIGPLTDALIASIPADKLAEVESFIAVEARGFVLASLLAQRTGKGLLLVRKAGKLPPPVVGVGYSLEYGMDRLEMSAEVQSQKVIIVDDVLATGGTLKAVNELAQKCQHEVLGASIFLDLPDLHAELGLDIWSVLDDKSQPEAAVA, encoded by the coding sequence ATGAGCAATTTGTCTACTTCTTTGTGGTCTCACATTCGTACGGTCCAAGATTTTCCAAAACCAGGAATTTGCTTCTTTGATTTGACCCCACTTTTCATGAGCAATATTGGTCCTTTGACTGACGCTTTGATTGCCAGCATTCCTGCTGACAAACTGGCAGAAGTAGAAAGCTTTATTGCGGTCGAAGCGCGTGGTTTTGTGTTGGCAAGCTTGTTGGCACAACGTACAGGCAAAGGCTTATTGTTGGTGCGTAAAGCAGGCAAATTGCCACCTCCAGTGGTCGGTGTGGGTTATAGCCTGGAATATGGTATGGATCGTTTAGAAATGTCTGCGGAAGTTCAGTCCCAGAAAGTAATTATTGTGGATGATGTTCTGGCAACTGGCGGAACCTTAAAAGCAGTGAATGAACTGGCTCAAAAATGTCAACATGAAGTACTTGGCGCAAGTATCTTCCTTGATCTTCCTGACCTGCATGCTGAATTAGGCCTGGATATCTGGTCAGTGCTGGATGACAAATCTCAGCCTGAAGCGGCAGTTGCTTAA
- the rubA gene encoding rubredoxin RubA: MRKFQCIVCGWIYDEAEGWPQDGIVAGTKWEDIPDDWTCPDCGVSKIDFEMIEV, from the coding sequence ATGAGAAAGTTTCAATGCATCGTATGTGGATGGATTTATGACGAGGCAGAAGGTTGGCCTCAAGACGGGATCGTAGCAGGCACCAAATGGGAAGATATCCCAGATGACTGGACCTGTCCAGATTGCGGCGTGTCTAAAATTGATTTCGAAATGATCGAAGTCTAA
- the rubB gene encoding rubredoxin reductase RubB: MHPIVIIGSGMAGYAVAREFRKLNPEHELLMICADDAVNYAKPTLSNALAGNKAPEQIPLGDAAKMSAQLNMRIEQHTWVKAIHPEDHQLVLEKDGQESTQNYSKLVLAIGANPVRLAIAGDASDDIHVVNNLSDYKAFRNNLAAREDKRVVILGAGLIGCEFANDLQNTDHQVTVIDLAPRPLGRLLPEHVATAFQKNLEETGIHFVLGTTVEKVSRAGNGDYLVTLANGQSLVADVVLSAVGLQPNISLAKQADVHTSRGVLTTAQLETNQVDIYAVGDCAEVNGTLLPYVMPIMQQARALAKTLNGEHTAVHYPAMPVAVKTPAAPLTVLPAPVDVDVTWETEEFDDGMLAKAFDANGTLRGFVLLGATAAKQRLALTKQVPDLIPAAV; encoded by the coding sequence ATGCATCCTATCGTCATTATTGGTTCAGGTATGGCGGGTTATGCCGTAGCACGTGAATTTCGTAAACTCAATCCAGAACATGAATTGCTGATGATCTGTGCGGATGATGCGGTCAATTACGCCAAACCGACGCTCTCCAATGCTTTGGCTGGCAATAAAGCGCCTGAACAAATTCCACTAGGCGATGCGGCTAAAATGTCAGCACAGCTGAATATGCGCATTGAACAGCATACCTGGGTCAAAGCCATTCATCCGGAAGATCATCAGCTGGTTCTGGAAAAAGATGGTCAGGAAAGTACGCAAAATTATAGCAAACTGGTATTAGCCATCGGTGCCAATCCGGTACGTCTGGCGATTGCCGGTGATGCCAGCGATGACATTCATGTCGTCAACAATTTGAGTGACTATAAAGCTTTCCGTAACAATCTGGCAGCACGTGAAGACAAACGTGTAGTAATTTTAGGTGCAGGCCTGATTGGCTGTGAATTTGCCAACGACCTACAAAATACCGATCATCAGGTTACAGTCATTGATTTAGCCCCTCGGCCACTTGGCCGCTTATTGCCAGAACATGTTGCTACTGCATTCCAGAAGAATCTTGAAGAAACCGGCATTCACTTTGTCTTGGGCACAACGGTCGAAAAAGTCTCTCGTGCGGGCAATGGTGATTATCTGGTCACGCTGGCCAACGGTCAGTCTTTGGTCGCTGATGTAGTGTTATCTGCGGTGGGCTTACAGCCGAATATTTCTTTGGCGAAACAGGCAGACGTACATACCAGTCGCGGAGTGTTAACCACGGCACAACTGGAAACCAACCAGGTCGATATTTATGCTGTGGGCGACTGTGCCGAGGTCAATGGAACTTTATTGCCTTATGTTATGCCGATCATGCAACAAGCCCGCGCTTTGGCAAAAACCTTAAATGGTGAACATACTGCCGTGCATTATCCGGCTATGCCAGTGGCAGTTAAAACGCCTGCTGCTCCTTTAACGGTATTGCCTGCACCGGTTGATGTTGATGTCACCTGGGAAACTGAAGAGTTTGACGATGGCATGCTGGCTAAAGCGTTCGATGCTAACGGCACCTTACGCGGTTTCGTGCTTTTGGGCGCCACTGCAGCCAAACAGCGTCTGGCCTTGACCAAGCAGGTTCCTGACTTGATTCCTGCTGCGGTTTAG